A genomic window from Brassica oleracea var. oleracea cultivar TO1000 chromosome C8, BOL, whole genome shotgun sequence includes:
- the LOC106312168 gene encoding DNA polymerase I isoform X2, with protein MTSHLSHHSRLLWRNLCFPGRIGSLCNRRRNYSLLSPSLSRTTKCFCSSTCNLDATVSQFSKSQHLAPASINLEANAAISAASSNGRVMLIDGTSIIYRAYYKLLARLNHGHLTHADGNADWVLTIFSALSLIIDVLKFLPSHVAVVFDHDGMNFRHTLYPAYKSNRPPTPDTVVQGLQYLKASIKAMSVKVIEVPGVEADDVIGTLAMRSIGAGYKVRVVSPDKDFFQILSPSLRLLRIAPRGSEMVSFGVEDFAKKFGNLKPAQFVDIIALAGDKSDNIPGIDGIGNVHAVELLSRFGTLENLLQSIDEIKEGKLKESLIAHADQAMLSKKLALLRTDLPDYIVPFETRDLAFKKPEDNGEKWRSLLVAIGAYAEGFSADPVMRKTLQLWESLDAKKY; from the exons ATGACGTCGCATCTCTCTCACCACTCCCGTTTGCTGTGGAGAAATCTGTGTTTCCCCGGGAGAATTGGAAGTTTATGCAATAGGAGGAGGAACTACTCTCTCCTCTCTCCTTCTCTTTCACGCACCACCAAG TGTTTTTGCAGTTCCACTTGTAATTTGGACGCAACGGTTTCTCAATTCTCTAAAAGTCAACATCTTGCGCCTGCCTCGATAAATCTGGAAGCTAACGCAGCAATTAGCGCTGCTTCTTCCAATGGCAGAGTGATGCTTATCGATGGGACTTCCATTATTTACAGGGCTTACTATAAGCTTTTAG CAAGGTTGAATCATGGTCATCTGACTCACGCTGATGGAAATGCCGACTGGGTTCTGACTATATTCTCAGCTCTTTCTCTT ATCATTGATGTTTTGAAATTTCTCCCATCCCATGTGGCG GTGGTGTTCGACCATGATG GCATGAACTTCCGTCATACTCTCTACCCTGCCTATAAAAGTAATCGTCCTCCCACACCTGATACCGTAGTACAAGGACTTCAATATCTCAAAGCGTCCATCAAGGCAATGTCTGTAAAGGTTATAGAG GTGCCAGGTGTAGAAGCTGATGATGTTATTGGAACACTGGCTATGCGAAGCATTGGTGCTGGTTATAAA GTTCGAGTTGTCTCTCCAGACAAAGACTTCTTTCAGATTCTTTCTCCCTCGCTTCGTCTTCTTCGAATAGCACCACGCGGATCAGA GATGGTTTCTTTTGGAGTAGAAGATTTTGCTAAAAAGTTTGGAAATTTGAAGCCAGCCCAGTTTGTTGATATCATAGCCCTTGCTGGAGACAAATCTGATAATATTCCAG GAATTGATGGAATTGGGAACGTGCATGCAGTGGAACTGTTATCTAGATTTG GCACATTGGAGAATCTGTTGCAGTCTATTGATGAAATAAAGGAAGGAAAATTAAAAGAG AGCTTAATAGCTCACGCGGATCAAGCCATGCTAAGCAAGAAGTTG GCACTGTTACGGACTGATCTCCCGGATTACATAGTACCGTTTGAAACAAGAGATCTTGCTTTTAAGAAACCAGAG GACAATGGGGAGAAATGGAGGAGCTTGTTGGTCGCTATAGGTGCATACGCAGAAGGATTTTCAGCTGATCCAGTCATGAGAAAAACTTTACAGTTGTGGGAGAGCCTTGATGCAAAAAAGTATTGA
- the LOC106312169 gene encoding uncharacterized protein LOC106312169 produces MFSSSTLVYSLSLFLSLSLLSFLFFLSSSRHDILPPADELDDLSLFHRAAVSSSSSNRRLISLSETPPPPPKIAFLFLTNSDLTFLPLWERFFQGHEHLYNAYIHADPSSRISPLLSSTINAKFIPAKKTARASPSLISAERRLIARAILDDPNNLYFALVSQHCIPLHSFAYIHNHLFSARSSPQSHHQSFVEILSDEPFLPKRYAARGFDAMMPEISYQDFRVGSQFFVMAKRHALMVVRERKLWRKFRLPCVDGGSCYPEEHYFPTLLSLEDPEGCSHFTLTRVNWTGSVGGHPHTYGANEVSPRLIRSLRRSNSSLDYFFARKFSPESLQGLMEIADDVIFRD; encoded by the coding sequence ATGTTCTCTTCCTCCACTCTCGTCTATTCTCTTTCCCTCTTCCTCTCCCTATCACTCCTCTCCTTCCTCTTCTTCCTCTCTTCCTCCCGCCACGACATCCTCCCCCCCGCCGATGAACTCGACGACCTTTCCCTCTTCCACCGCGCCGCCGTCTCCTCCTCCTCCAGCAACCGCCGCCTCATCTCCCTCTCCGAAACTCCCCCTCCTCCTCCCAAGATCGCATTCCTCTTCCTCACGAACTCCGATCTAACCTTCCTCCCTCTCTGGGAACGCTTCTTCCAAGGACACGAGCATCTCTACAACGCTTACATCCACGCGGATCCATCCTCACGCATCTCCCCACTCCTCTCCTCCACGATCAACGCCAAATTCATCCCGGCCAAGAAAACCGCACGCGCTTCCCCTTCCCTAATCTCCGCGGAACGGCGGTTGATCGCACGCGCCATCCTCGACGACCCTAACAACCTCTACTTCGCTCTCGTCTCGCAGCACTGCATCCCTCTCCACTCCTTCGCTTACATCCACAACCACCTCTTCTCCGCTCGATCCTCACCACAATCTCACCACCAAAGCTTCGTCGAGATCCTCTCCGACGAGCCTTTCCTCCCGAAACGGTACGCCGCGCGTGGATTCGACGCGATGATGCCGGAGATTTCGTACCAGGACTTCCGCGTGGGGTCTCAGTTCTTCGTTATGGCGAAGCGTCACGCGTTGATGGTGGTCAGGGAGAGGAAGCTGTGGAGGAAGTTTAGGTTGCCTTGCGTCGATGGTGGATCTTGTTACCCCGAAGAGCATTATTTCCCGACGTTGTTGTCTCTTGAGGATCCTGAAGGCTGTAGTCATTTTACTCTCACACGTGTTAACTGGACCGGGAGTGTTGGCGGTCATCCTCACACGTACGGGGCGAACGAGGTGTCGCCGCGGCTGATTCGCTCGCTGAGGAGATCGAATTCGAGTTTGGATTACTTCTTCGCGAGGAAGTTCTCGCCGGAGTCGTTGCAAGGGCTGATGGAGATAGCTGATGATGTGATCTTCAGGGATTGA
- the LOC106312168 gene encoding DNA polymerase I isoform X1, whose translation MTSHLSHHSRLLWRNLCFPGRIGSLCNRRRNYSLLSPSLSRTTKCFCSSTCNLDATVSQFSKSQHLAPASINLEANAAISAASSNGRVMLIDGTSIIYRAYYKLLARLNHGHLTHADGNADWVLTIFSALSLIIDVLKFLPSHVAVVFDHDGVAYGSTSNSSIGYHSSKGMNFRHTLYPAYKSNRPPTPDTVVQGLQYLKASIKAMSVKVIEVPGVEADDVIGTLAMRSIGAGYKVRVVSPDKDFFQILSPSLRLLRIAPRGSEMVSFGVEDFAKKFGNLKPAQFVDIIALAGDKSDNIPGIDGIGNVHAVELLSRFGTLENLLQSIDEIKEGKLKESLIAHADQAMLSKKLALLRTDLPDYIVPFETRDLAFKKPEDNGEKWRSLLVAIGAYAEGFSADPVMRKTLQLWESLDAKKY comes from the exons ATGACGTCGCATCTCTCTCACCACTCCCGTTTGCTGTGGAGAAATCTGTGTTTCCCCGGGAGAATTGGAAGTTTATGCAATAGGAGGAGGAACTACTCTCTCCTCTCTCCTTCTCTTTCACGCACCACCAAG TGTTTTTGCAGTTCCACTTGTAATTTGGACGCAACGGTTTCTCAATTCTCTAAAAGTCAACATCTTGCGCCTGCCTCGATAAATCTGGAAGCTAACGCAGCAATTAGCGCTGCTTCTTCCAATGGCAGAGTGATGCTTATCGATGGGACTTCCATTATTTACAGGGCTTACTATAAGCTTTTAG CAAGGTTGAATCATGGTCATCTGACTCACGCTGATGGAAATGCCGACTGGGTTCTGACTATATTCTCAGCTCTTTCTCTT ATCATTGATGTTTTGAAATTTCTCCCATCCCATGTGGCG GTGGTGTTCGACCATGATG GAGTTGCTTATGGCAGTACTTCTAATTCGTCAATTGGTTATCATTCTTCGAAAG GCATGAACTTCCGTCATACTCTCTACCCTGCCTATAAAAGTAATCGTCCTCCCACACCTGATACCGTAGTACAAGGACTTCAATATCTCAAAGCGTCCATCAAGGCAATGTCTGTAAAGGTTATAGAG GTGCCAGGTGTAGAAGCTGATGATGTTATTGGAACACTGGCTATGCGAAGCATTGGTGCTGGTTATAAA GTTCGAGTTGTCTCTCCAGACAAAGACTTCTTTCAGATTCTTTCTCCCTCGCTTCGTCTTCTTCGAATAGCACCACGCGGATCAGA GATGGTTTCTTTTGGAGTAGAAGATTTTGCTAAAAAGTTTGGAAATTTGAAGCCAGCCCAGTTTGTTGATATCATAGCCCTTGCTGGAGACAAATCTGATAATATTCCAG GAATTGATGGAATTGGGAACGTGCATGCAGTGGAACTGTTATCTAGATTTG GCACATTGGAGAATCTGTTGCAGTCTATTGATGAAATAAAGGAAGGAAAATTAAAAGAG AGCTTAATAGCTCACGCGGATCAAGCCATGCTAAGCAAGAAGTTG GCACTGTTACGGACTGATCTCCCGGATTACATAGTACCGTTTGAAACAAGAGATCTTGCTTTTAAGAAACCAGAG GACAATGGGGAGAAATGGAGGAGCTTGTTGGTCGCTATAGGTGCATACGCAGAAGGATTTTCAGCTGATCCAGTCATGAGAAAAACTTTACAGTTGTGGGAGAGCCTTGATGCAAAAAAGTATTGA
- the LOC106307218 gene encoding peptidyl-prolyl cis-trans isomerase FKBP42 → MDESLENQTQTQTLDQENEIVTEGSAAVHGEPSQDGSVPPKVDSEVEVLDEKVSKQIIKEGHGSTPSKYSTCFLHYRAWTKHTQHKFEDTWQEQQPIEIVLGKEKKEMAGLAIGVSSMKSGERALLHIGWELGYGKDGNFSFPNVPPMADLLYEVEVIGFDETKEGKARSDMTVEERIGAADRRKMDGNNLFKEEKLEEAMQQYEMAIAYMGDDFMFQLYGKYQDMALAVKNPCHLNMAACLIKLKRYDEAIGHCNIVLTEEEKNPKALFRRGKAKAELGQMDSAREDFRKAQKYAPDDNAIRRELRAIAEQEKAVYQKQKEMYKGMFVVREESGGKGKSRNWLIMLWQWLVSLFSRVFGRHRVKAD, encoded by the exons ATGGATGAATCTCTGGAGAATCAAACTCAAACTCAAACTCTTG ACCAAGAGAACGAAATAGTTACTGAAGGTAGCGCGGCTGTTCATGGTGAGCCTTCTCAAGACGGCAGTGTTCCACCTAAAGTTGATAGTGAAGTGGAAGTCCTCGATGAGAAAGTCAGTAAGCAGATCATAAAGGAAGGTCACGGTTCCACACCATCCAAGTACTCCACGTGCTTCT TGCACTACAGGGCATGGACCAAACACACGCAGCACAAATTTGAGGATACATGGCAAGAGCAGCAACCTATTGAAATTGTTCTAGGAAAAG AGAAAAAAGAAATGGCCGGTTTGGCCATCGGTGTCTCTAGCATGAAGTCTGGTGAACGTGCGCTCTTGCATATTGGCTGGGAACTGGGATACGGGAAAGATGGGAACTTTTCTTTTCCAAATGTTCCTCCTATGGCGGACTTGTTATATGAGGTTGAAGTTATTGGATTCGATGAAACAAAGGAG GGAAAGGCTCGCAGTGATATGACTGTGGAGGAAAGGATTGGTGCCGCAGACAGAAGGAAAATGGATGGGAATAATCTGTTTAAGGAGGAGAAACTGGAGGAGGCCATGCAACAGTATGAAATG GCCATTGCATACATGGGGGATGATTTTATGTTTCAGCTGTATGGGAAGTACCAGGATATGGCTTTGGCAGTTAAGAACCCATGCCACCTTAACATGGCAGCTTGCTTGATCAAGCTTAAACGATACGACGAAGCAATTGGTCACTGTAACATT GTGTTGACAGAAGAAGAGAAAAACCCAAAAGCGCTGTTCAGAAGAGGGAAGGCCAAGGCAGAGCTAGGACAGATGGATTCAGCTCGTGAAGATTTTCGAAAAGCTCAAAAGTATGCTCCTGACGACAATGCGATCAGAAGAGAGCTACGAGCGATTGCAGAGCAAGAGAAAGCTGTGTACCAAAAGCAAAAGGAGATGTACAAAGGAATGTTTGTAGTGAGAGAAGAAAGTGGTGGCAAAGGAAAGAGCCGCAACTGGTTGATAATGCTGTGGCAATGGTTGGTGTCCCTCTTCAGCCGGGTCTTCGGACGTCACAGAGTTAAAGCAGATTAA
- the LOC106310426 gene encoding uncharacterized protein LOC106310426 yields the protein MTQKSNQFKGQQKKKTVAPNRHGKAIQTRKGRRYMKPSKTTKELDTDRELTKFINRCNEVKAANAACKEGGQLNILKAESHAEPSKKSAK from the exons ATGACGCAGAAGAGCAATCAGTTCAAGGGCCAACAGAAGAAGAAGACTGTTGCCCCAAATCGCCATGGAAAAGCCATTCAAACTCGCAAAG GAAGGAGATACATGAAACCGTCAAAGACGACGAAAGAGTTAGACACCGACCGG GAGCTTACGAAATTCATAAACCGTTGCAATGAAGTCAAAGCTGCCAACGCTGCTTGCAAAGAAGGTGGTCAACTCAATATTCTCAAAGCCGAATCTCATGCTGAGCCGTCAAAGAAATCCGCCAAGTAG
- the LOC106307219 gene encoding uncharacterized protein LOC106307219: protein MAALTTFYHPLCSPHNHRTTRQAPSRHSLRSLTVMSCRKQKSPEESQGVIQRTVSKMISAAEKMGKTLKPEKKGDMKDLMLMSLSFAVYVYISQLMVCAYFAWTHVTLPNPTW, encoded by the coding sequence ATGGCGGCACTCACCACCTTCTACCACCCACTCTGCTCACCCCACAACCACCGTACAACAAGACAAGCCCCAAGCAGACACAGCCTCAGATCCCTGACTGTGATGTCTTGTCGAAAACAAAAATCACCGGAAGAGAGCCAAGGAGTGATCCAGAGAACAGTTTCAAAGATGATCTCAGCGGCAGAGAAGATGGGGAAGACTCTGAAGCCAGAGAAGAAAGGAGACATGAAGGACCTGATGCTTATGAGTCTTTCTTTTGCAGTCTATGTTTATATATCTCAACTAATGGTCTGTGCTTACTTCGCTTGGACCCATGTCACCCTCCCCAATCCCACATGGTAG